From Fibrobacter sp. UWR2, the proteins below share one genomic window:
- a CDS encoding GerW family sporulation protein yields MAIEKLAETLLEKLRFITQAETVIGKPIQAGESTVVPVSRVSVGFGFGGHQSKGDTSASGGGASVEPVAFLVIKGDDVRIMPISKDSSLVSKVMDIVPDVVNKFSGKKSDAE; encoded by the coding sequence ATGGCTATTGAAAAACTTGCAGAAACTCTTTTGGAAAAGCTCCGTTTCATCACCCAGGCGGAGACCGTTATCGGCAAACCGATCCAGGCGGGTGAGTCCACTGTCGTGCCCGTGAGCCGCGTATCTGTAGGCTTCGGTTTCGGTGGTCACCAGAGCAAGGGAGACACGTCCGCCTCCGGTGGTGGGGCCTCGGTCGAACCGGTGGCGTTCCTCGTCATCAAGGGCGACGACGTGCGCATTATGCCTATCAGCAAGGACAGTTCGCTCGTTTCGAAGGTCATGGACATCGTTCCCGACGTGGTAAACAAGTTTTCCGGCAAGAAGTCCGATGCCGAATAG
- a CDS encoding PadR family transcriptional regulator — MNRYDLVLLGLILEKERSGYDIITEISNRELDRWANLSTSTVYNRLTTLEKNECIVGRAERDGNRPERMVFNITEKGREVLRKEVLKHLTGFNDDPRTLGFAFLYGAENKELIRTLEVHERRLVQEIENLEKMIAEEPRPTLYPEGPFLNCMSRDHILVELKYVRAAIGILRDPIRNKKLDGYFYINFGNRDFENFNQKKD; from the coding sequence ATGAACCGTTATGACTTGGTCCTTCTGGGCCTTATCCTTGAAAAGGAGCGCAGCGGCTACGATATTATCACGGAAATAAGCAACCGTGAACTTGACCGCTGGGCCAACCTGAGCACTTCCACCGTATATAACCGCCTTACTACGCTCGAGAAGAACGAGTGCATTGTCGGGCGTGCCGAACGCGATGGAAACCGCCCGGAACGCATGGTTTTCAATATCACTGAAAAGGGTAGGGAAGTACTGCGCAAGGAGGTCCTCAAACACTTGACCGGGTTCAATGATGACCCGCGCACGCTCGGTTTTGCCTTCCTTTACGGCGCCGAGAACAAGGAACTCATCCGCACGCTGGAGGTCCACGAACGCCGCCTGGTGCAGGAAATCGAGAACCTCGAGAAGATGATTGCCGAAGAACCGCGCCCCACGCTCTACCCCGAGGGACCGTTCCTCAACTGCATGAGCCGCGACCATATCCTTGTGGAACTCAAGTACGTGCGTGCCGCTATTGGCATCCTGCGCGACCCGATCCGCAACAAGAAGCTCGACGGCTACTTCTACATCAATTTCGGCAACCGCGATTTCGAGAACTTCAACCAGAAAAAAGACTAA
- the asd gene encoding archaetidylserine decarboxylase (Phosphatidylserine decarboxylase is synthesized as a single chain precursor. Generation of the pyruvoyl active site from a Ser is coupled to cleavage of a Gly-Ser bond between the larger (beta) and smaller (alpha chains). It is an integral membrane protein.) — protein sequence MNTPFYVFMKLLPKNAASRIFGIFVRLRIPFVSKLARNAFAAYYKLNMEESEFPLKLYRNIGELFIRRLKPGMRPVADTEIVSPVDGVLSQTGTFDEKQELIQAKGKTYTLKDLLRDDEMAKHFEGGMFATIYLAPFNYHRIHSPVKGELVDASYCPGTLWPVNVGSVERVEGLFCINERLTSRIRLEDGSEILVVKVGATNVGRIGVVYSDKLLTNAGKLPRDCKRLDWKPSEKVSFEKGGELGRFEMGSTVILVVDKKIRERHPDLFKNRLGSAVKVGEAL from the coding sequence ATGAATACCCCCTTCTACGTTTTTATGAAACTCCTGCCGAAGAATGCGGCCAGCCGTATTTTCGGTATCTTCGTGCGCCTTCGTATTCCCTTCGTCTCGAAGCTTGCGCGTAACGCCTTTGCCGCTTACTACAAGCTGAACATGGAAGAATCGGAGTTCCCGCTCAAGCTTTACCGCAATATCGGGGAACTCTTTATCCGCAGGCTCAAGCCCGGTATGCGCCCCGTGGCCGATACCGAAATCGTCTCGCCGGTCGATGGCGTGCTCTCGCAGACGGGTACTTTCGACGAAAAGCAGGAACTTATCCAGGCGAAGGGAAAAACCTACACGCTCAAGGACCTGCTCCGCGATGACGAAATGGCGAAGCATTTCGAGGGCGGCATGTTCGCGACAATATATCTCGCTCCTTTCAACTACCACCGCATCCACAGCCCGGTCAAGGGCGAACTTGTGGATGCCAGCTACTGCCCCGGCACCCTCTGGCCGGTCAATGTGGGCAGCGTGGAACGCGTCGAAGGGCTTTTCTGCATAAACGAACGCCTTACGAGCCGAATTCGCCTAGAAGATGGTTCCGAAATCCTCGTGGTGAAGGTCGGCGCCACCAACGTGGGCCGTATCGGAGTCGTGTACAGCGACAAGTTGCTCACGAATGCGGGCAAGCTCCCCAGGGACTGCAAGCGTCTCGACTGGAAGCCTTCCGAAAAGGTCTCGTTCGAAAAGGGAGGCGAACTCGGACGTTTCGAGATGGGCAGCACCGTTATACTCGTCGTAGACAAGAAGATCCGCGAACGCCATCCGGACCTGTTCAAGAACCGTCTCGGCTCCGCCGTGAAGGTGGGCGAGGCCCTGTAG